The Macaca thibetana thibetana isolate TM-01 chromosome 11, ASM2454274v1, whole genome shotgun sequence genome window below encodes:
- the LETMD1 gene encoding LETM1 domain-containing protein 1 isoform X2 yields MALSRVCWARLAVWGSAVTPGHFFTRRLQLGRSGLAWGAPRSSKLHLSPKADVKNLMSYVVTKTKAINGKYHRFLGRHFPRFYVLYTIFMKGIISIPPFANYLVFLLMYLFPRQLLIRHFWTPKQQTDFLDIYHAFRKQSHPEIISYLEKVIPLISDAGLRWHLTDLCTKIQRGTHPAIHDILALRECFSNHPLGVNQLQALHVKALSRAMLLTSYLPPPLLRHRLKTRTTVIHQLDKALAKLGIGQLTAQEVKSACYLRGLNSTHIGEDRCRTWLGEWLQISCSLKETELSLLLHNVVLLSTNYLGTRR; encoded by the exons ATGGCGCTCTCCAGGGTGTGCTGGGCTCGGTTGGCTGTGTGGGGTTCGGCAGTCACCCCTGGACATTTTTTCACCCGGAGGCTGCAACTTGGTCGCTCTGGCCTGGCTTGGGGGGCCCCTCG GTCTTCAAAGCTTCACCTTTCTCCAAAGGCAGATGTGAAGAACTTGATGTCTTACGTGGTAACCAAGACAAAAGCAATTAATGGGAAATACCATCGTTTCTTGGGTCGTCATTTCCCCCGCTTCTATGTCCTGTACACAATCTTCATGAAAG GTATTATTTCCATTCCACCTTTTGCCAACTACCTGGTCTTCTTGCTAAT GTACCTGTTTCCCAGGCAACTACTGATCAGGCATTTCTGGACCCCAAAACAACAAACTGATTTCTTAGATATCTATCATGCTTTCCGGAAGCAATCCCACCCAGAAATTATTAGTTATTTAGAAAAGGTCATCCCTCTCATTTCTGATGCAGGACTCCGGTGGCATCTGACAGATCTGTGCACCAAG ATACAGCGTGGTACCCACCCAGCAATACATGATATCTTGGCTTTGAGAGAGTGTTTCTCTAACCATCCTCTGGGCGTGAACCAACTCCAGGCTTTGCACGTG AAAGCCTTGAGCCGGGCCATGCTTCTCACATCTTACCTGCCTCCTCCCTTGTTGAGACATCGTTTGAAGACTCGTACAACTGTGATTCACCAACTGGACAAGGCTTTGGCAAAGCTGGGGATTGGCCAGCTGACTGCTCAGGAAGTAAAATCG GCTTGTTATCTCCGTGGCCTGAATTCTACACATATTGGTGAAGATAGGTGTCGAACTTGGCTGGGAGAATGGCTGCAGATTTCCTGCAGCCTGAAAG AAACTGAGCTGTCTCTCTTGCTGCACAACGTGGTCCTGCTCTCCACCAACTACCTTGGGACAAGGCGCTGA
- the LETMD1 gene encoding LETM1 domain-containing protein 1 isoform X3: MYLFPRQLLIRHFWTPKQQTDFLDIYHAFRKQSHPEIISYLEKVIPLISDAGLRWHLTDLCTKIQRGTHPAIHDILALRECFSNHPLGVNQLQALHVKALSRAMLLTSYLPPPLLRHRLKTRTTVIHQLDKALAKLGIGQLTAQEVKSACYLRGLNSTHIGEDRCRTWLGEWLQISCSLKETELSLLLHNVVLLSTNYLGTRR, encoded by the exons AT GTACCTGTTTCCCAGGCAACTACTGATCAGGCATTTCTGGACCCCAAAACAACAAACTGATTTCTTAGATATCTATCATGCTTTCCGGAAGCAATCCCACCCAGAAATTATTAGTTATTTAGAAAAGGTCATCCCTCTCATTTCTGATGCAGGACTCCGGTGGCATCTGACAGATCTGTGCACCAAG ATACAGCGTGGTACCCACCCAGCAATACATGATATCTTGGCTTTGAGAGAGTGTTTCTCTAACCATCCTCTGGGCGTGAACCAACTCCAGGCTTTGCACGTG AAAGCCTTGAGCCGGGCCATGCTTCTCACATCTTACCTGCCTCCTCCCTTGTTGAGACATCGTTTGAAGACTCGTACAACTGTGATTCACCAACTGGACAAGGCTTTGGCAAAGCTGGGGATTGGCCAGCTGACTGCTCAGGAAGTAAAATCG GCTTGTTATCTCCGTGGCCTGAATTCTACACATATTGGTGAAGATAGGTGTCGAACTTGGCTGGGAGAATGGCTGCAGATTTCCTGCAGCCTGAAAG AAACTGAGCTGTCTCTCTTGCTGCACAACGTGGTCCTGCTCTCCACCAACTACCTTGGGACAAGGCGCTGA
- the LETMD1 gene encoding LETM1 domain-containing protein 1 isoform X4, giving the protein MALSRVCWARLAVWGSAVTPGHFFTRRLQLGRSGLAWGAPRSSKLHLSPKADVKNLMSYVVTKTKAINGKYHRFLGRHFPRFYVLYTIFMKVPPRRHQVSFPRYYFHSTFCQLPGLLANIQRGTHPAIHDILALRECFSNHPLGVNQLQALHVKALSRAMLLTSYLPPPLLRHRLKTRTTVIHQLDKALAKLGIGQLTAQEVKSACYLRGLNSTHIGEDRCRTWLGEWLQISCSLKETELSLLLHNVVLLSTNYLGTRR; this is encoded by the exons ATGGCGCTCTCCAGGGTGTGCTGGGCTCGGTTGGCTGTGTGGGGTTCGGCAGTCACCCCTGGACATTTTTTCACCCGGAGGCTGCAACTTGGTCGCTCTGGCCTGGCTTGGGGGGCCCCTCG GTCTTCAAAGCTTCACCTTTCTCCAAAGGCAGATGTGAAGAACTTGATGTCTTACGTGGTAACCAAGACAAAAGCAATTAATGGGAAATACCATCGTTTCTTGGGTCGTCATTTCCCCCGCTTCTATGTCCTGTACACAATCTTCATGAAAG TTCCGCCAAGACGTCACCAAGTGTCTTTTCCTAGGTATTATTTCCATTCCACCTTTTGCCAACTACCTGGTCTTCTTGCTAAT ATACAGCGTGGTACCCACCCAGCAATACATGATATCTTGGCTTTGAGAGAGTGTTTCTCTAACCATCCTCTGGGCGTGAACCAACTCCAGGCTTTGCACGTG AAAGCCTTGAGCCGGGCCATGCTTCTCACATCTTACCTGCCTCCTCCCTTGTTGAGACATCGTTTGAAGACTCGTACAACTGTGATTCACCAACTGGACAAGGCTTTGGCAAAGCTGGGGATTGGCCAGCTGACTGCTCAGGAAGTAAAATCG GCTTGTTATCTCCGTGGCCTGAATTCTACACATATTGGTGAAGATAGGTGTCGAACTTGGCTGGGAGAATGGCTGCAGATTTCCTGCAGCCTGAAAG AAACTGAGCTGTCTCTCTTGCTGCACAACGTGGTCCTGCTCTCCACCAACTACCTTGGGACAAGGCGCTGA
- the LETMD1 gene encoding LETM1 domain-containing protein 1 isoform X1 — MALSRVCWARLAVWGSAVTPGHFFTRRLQLGRSGLAWGAPRSSKLHLSPKADVKNLMSYVVTKTKAINGKYHRFLGRHFPRFYVLYTIFMKGLQMLWADAKKARRIKTNMWKHNIKFHQLPYREMEHLRQFRQDVTKCLFLGIISIPPFANYLVFLLMYLFPRQLLIRHFWTPKQQTDFLDIYHAFRKQSHPEIISYLEKVIPLISDAGLRWHLTDLCTKIQRGTHPAIHDILALRECFSNHPLGVNQLQALHVKALSRAMLLTSYLPPPLLRHRLKTRTTVIHQLDKALAKLGIGQLTAQEVKSACYLRGLNSTHIGEDRCRTWLGEWLQISCSLKETELSLLLHNVVLLSTNYLGTRR, encoded by the exons ATGGCGCTCTCCAGGGTGTGCTGGGCTCGGTTGGCTGTGTGGGGTTCGGCAGTCACCCCTGGACATTTTTTCACCCGGAGGCTGCAACTTGGTCGCTCTGGCCTGGCTTGGGGGGCCCCTCG GTCTTCAAAGCTTCACCTTTCTCCAAAGGCAGATGTGAAGAACTTGATGTCTTACGTGGTAACCAAGACAAAAGCAATTAATGGGAAATACCATCGTTTCTTGGGTCGTCATTTCCCCCGCTTCTATGTCCTGTACACAATCTTCATGAAAG GATTGCAGATGTTATGGGCTGATGCCAAAAAGGCTAGAAGAATAAAGACAAATATGTGGAAGCACAATATAAAGTTTCATCAACTTCCATACCGGGAGATGGAGCATTTGAGACAG TTCCGCCAAGACGTCACCAAGTGTCTTTTCCTAGGTATTATTTCCATTCCACCTTTTGCCAACTACCTGGTCTTCTTGCTAAT GTACCTGTTTCCCAGGCAACTACTGATCAGGCATTTCTGGACCCCAAAACAACAAACTGATTTCTTAGATATCTATCATGCTTTCCGGAAGCAATCCCACCCAGAAATTATTAGTTATTTAGAAAAGGTCATCCCTCTCATTTCTGATGCAGGACTCCGGTGGCATCTGACAGATCTGTGCACCAAG ATACAGCGTGGTACCCACCCAGCAATACATGATATCTTGGCTTTGAGAGAGTGTTTCTCTAACCATCCTCTGGGCGTGAACCAACTCCAGGCTTTGCACGTG AAAGCCTTGAGCCGGGCCATGCTTCTCACATCTTACCTGCCTCCTCCCTTGTTGAGACATCGTTTGAAGACTCGTACAACTGTGATTCACCAACTGGACAAGGCTTTGGCAAAGCTGGGGATTGGCCAGCTGACTGCTCAGGAAGTAAAATCG GCTTGTTATCTCCGTGGCCTGAATTCTACACATATTGGTGAAGATAGGTGTCGAACTTGGCTGGGAGAATGGCTGCAGATTTCCTGCAGCCTGAAAG AAACTGAGCTGTCTCTCTTGCTGCACAACGTGGTCCTGCTCTCCACCAACTACCTTGGGACAAGGCGCTGA
- the CSRNP2 gene encoding cysteine/serine-rich nuclear protein 2, with protein MDAFTGSGLKRKFDDVDVGSSVSNSDDEISSSDSADSCDSLNPPTTASFTPTSILKRQKQLRRKNVRFDQVTVYYFARRQGFTSVPSQGGSSLGMAQRHNSVRSYTLCEFAQEQEVNHREILREHLKEEKLHAKKMKLTKNGTVESVEADGLTLDDVSDEDIDVENVEVDDYFFLQPLPTKRRRALLRASGVHRIDAEEKQELRAIRLSREECGCDCRLYCDPEACACSQAGIKCQVDRMSFPCGCSRDGCGNMAGRIEFNPIRVRTHYLHTIMKLELESKRQVSRPAAPDEEPSPTASCSLTGAQGSETQDFQEFIAENETAVMHLQSAEELERLKAEEDSSGSSASLDSSIESLGVCILEEPLAVPEELCPGLTAPILIQAQLPPGSSVLCFTENSDHPTASAVNSPSYLNSGPLVYYQVEQRPVLGVKGEPGTEEGSASFPKEKDLNVFSLPVTSLVACSSTDPTALCKSEVGKTPTLEALLPEDCNPEEPENEDFRPSWSPSSLPFRTDNEEGCGVAKPSQQNEDRPPEDSSLELPLAV; from the exons ATGGATGCATTCACGGGCTCGGGTCTCAAGAGGAAGTTTGATGATGTGGATGTGGGCTCATCAGTTTCCAACTCGGATGATGAGATCTCCAGCAGCGATAGTGCTGACAGCTGCGACAGCCTCAATCCTCCTACCACTGCCAGCTTCACAC CCACATCCATCCTGAAGCGGCAGAAGCAGCTGCGGAGGAAGAATGTACGCTTTGACCAGGTGACTGTATACTACTTTGCCCGGCGCCAGGGTTTTACCAGTGTGCCCAGCCAGGGTGGTAGCTCACTGGGCATGGCCCAGCGCCATAACTCTGTACGGAGCTACACACTCTGTGAGTTTGCCCAGGAACAGGAGGTGAACCATCGAGAGATTCTGCGTGAGCACCTGAAGGAAGAGAAACTCCACGCCAAAAAAATGAAG CTGACCAAGAATGGGACCGTGGAGTCGGTGGAGGCCGATGGCCTGACGCTGGATGATGTGTCAGATGAAGATATTGATGTGGAAAATGTGGAGGTGGACGATTACTtcttcctgcagcctctgcccaccAAACGGCGACGGGCCCTGCTGAGGGCTTCTGGGGTCCACCGCATTGATGCTGAAGAGAAGCAAGAACTTCGAGCCATCCGCCTGTCACGGGAAGAATGTGGTTGTGACTGCCGACTGTATTGTGACCCAGAAGCGTGTGCCTGCAGCCAGGCTGGGATTAAATGCCAG GTGGATCGCATGTCCTTTCCATGTGGCTGCTCCCGGGATGGCTGTGGGAACATGGCAGGGCGCATTGAATTTAATCCAATCCGGGTCCGGACTCATTACCTCCACACCATTATGAAGCTGGAGCTGGAGAGCAAGCGGCAGGTGAGCCGCCCAGCAGCCCCAGATGAGGAGCCCTCCCCCACTGCCAGTTGCAGCCTGACAGGAGCACAGGGCTCTGAGACCCAGGACTTCCAGGAGTTCATTGCTGAGAATGAGACAGCAGTGATGCACCTGCAGAGTGCAGAGGAACTGGAGCGGCTCAAGGCAGAAGAAGATTCCAGCGGCTCTAGTGCCAGCCTGGACTCGAGCATTGAGAGCCTGGGTGTGTGCATCCTGGAGGAACCCCTGGCTGTCCCCGAAGAGCTGTGCCCAGGCCTTACAGCCCCCATTCTCATCCAGGCTCAGCTGCCCCCAGGCTCCTCTGTCCTGTGTTTTACCGAGAACTCAGACCACCCAACTGCCTCAGCGGTGAACAGCCCATCCTACTTGAACAGTGGGCCCCTGGTCTATTATCAAGTGGAGCAGAGGCCAGTCTTGGGAGTGAAAGGAGAGCCTGGTACAGAAGAAGGCTCAGCCTCTTTCCCAAAGGAGAAGGATCTGAATGTCTTCTCTCTCCCTGTTACCTCACTGGTGGCTTGTAGCTCCACAGACCCAACTGCCCTCTGTAAATCAGAGGTGGGGAAAACACCCACCCTAGAAGCGCTACTGCCCGAAGATTGTAACCCTGAGGAGCCTGAAAATGAAGACTTCCGCCCTTCCTGGTCCCCCTCAAGCCTCCCCTTCCGCACGGACAATGAAGAGGGCTGTGGGGTGGCGAAGCCCTCCCAGCAGAATGAGGATCGGCCCCCCGAAGATTCTTCCTTAGAACTCCCTCTGGCAGTGTGA